The Vibrio navarrensis genome has a segment encoding these proteins:
- a CDS encoding N-acetylglucosamine kinase, with translation MKEFYVGIDGGGTSCRARIRDAQGTLIGEGRSGSANIMLGAELAMTSIISAIRQAAMQGGLTEQDFASMHLGLALAGAEHKASWHAFMQQPHPFASVTLNTDAYGACLGAHNGKNGAIMIAGTGSCGIYLQEGVQHVVGGREFPISDQGGGAVMGLRLIQQVLLAEDGIREKTPLCLHVMTHFNQDVDAIVEWSKKALPRDYGCFSPAIFQHAEQADSLAIELLKQTAQDIEMFLIALHKRGATRICLMGSIAERILQWLSPPVQQWIVEPQHDAIEGALMFAGQDKHNLYAMTQQ, from the coding sequence ATGAAAGAATTTTACGTGGGGATTGATGGCGGAGGCACCTCGTGCCGCGCTCGGATCCGCGATGCGCAAGGTACGCTAATTGGCGAGGGCAGAAGTGGCAGTGCCAATATCATGCTCGGCGCGGAACTCGCCATGACATCCATCATCTCGGCCATTCGCCAAGCCGCGATGCAAGGTGGCCTAACCGAGCAGGATTTCGCCAGTATGCATTTGGGCTTAGCACTGGCGGGAGCAGAGCATAAAGCCTCTTGGCACGCATTTATGCAACAGCCGCATCCTTTTGCCAGTGTCACTTTGAATACGGACGCGTACGGCGCTTGCCTTGGGGCGCACAACGGTAAGAACGGCGCGATCATGATCGCAGGCACAGGATCGTGCGGCATCTATCTGCAAGAGGGTGTGCAGCATGTGGTGGGAGGACGCGAGTTTCCTATCTCCGATCAAGGTGGTGGTGCTGTTATGGGCTTGAGACTTATCCAACAAGTGTTACTCGCCGAAGACGGCATTCGCGAGAAAACCCCACTTTGCCTGCACGTGATGACGCATTTTAACCAAGATGTCGACGCTATTGTTGAATGGTCCAAAAAGGCACTGCCACGAGACTATGGCTGCTTTTCTCCCGCTATTTTCCAGCACGCGGAACAGGCCGACTCGCTGGCAATTGAGCTGTTAAAACAGACGGCGCAGGACATTGAGATGTTTCTCATCGCTTTACATAAACGCGGCGCAACGCGCATCTGCTTAATGGGCAGTATCGCAGAACGTATTTTGCAATGGTTATCACCACCCGTTCAGCAATGGATCGTCGAGCCACAACACGACGCTATAGAAGGGGCTTTGATGTTTGCCGGTCAAGACAAACACAACCTCTATGCTATGACCCAACAATAG
- a CDS encoding beta-N-acetylhexosaminidase: MEYRIDLVVLSEQKQNCRFGLTLHNLSDQDLPAWSLTFAFNRFIQPGSVSHGTLTQIGSYCQLKPETQVLAANDHFYCEFSVQTNPFRYYSDGLNQAFIEFQQSDTRVRHPVDVPPIVLASPYREREVLPHTLASEHALLPKPNAMTLNKGIFTLTAESGVAWQCDAAQSAALWFIDELQRIHHITLRADEHGKLVYKKNPTLDEGVYHLNISESHISIESGSQAGFVHASATLLQWIGCPEESQPIELVCCTIADQPRFDYRGMMLDCSRHFHSIEQVKRLINLLAHYKFNTFHWHLTDDEGWRIEIKAFPELTEIGAWRGVDEAIEPQYTHISQRYGGFYSQEEIKEVVAFAQQRGINVIPEIDVPGHCRAAIKSLPHLLVEEQDTTVYRSIQNYSDNVLNPALEGTYQFLYRVLEEVTALFPSPYVHIGADEVPHGVWSNSPSCQALMAECGYQDYKELQGHLLRHAEQKLRSLGKRMLGWEEAQHGDKVSKDTVIYSWLSEDAAVNCARQGFDVVLQPAQTTYLDMTQDYAPEEPGVDWANPLPLEKAYTYEPLANIPADDPIHKRIWGIQTALWCEIINNPQRMDYMIFPRLTALAEACWTEKQQRDWPDYLARLKGHLPLLDKQGVQYRQPWK; this comes from the coding sequence ATGGAATATCGTATTGACCTGGTTGTCCTTTCGGAGCAGAAACAGAATTGTCGTTTTGGGCTCACTTTGCATAATCTCAGTGACCAGGATCTGCCCGCATGGTCGCTCACTTTTGCTTTCAATCGCTTCATTCAGCCTGGTAGCGTCTCACATGGCACACTGACGCAAATTGGTAGCTATTGCCAGCTAAAGCCGGAAACGCAAGTGTTAGCGGCAAATGACCACTTTTACTGTGAATTTAGCGTGCAAACCAATCCATTTCGCTACTATTCCGATGGTTTAAATCAAGCCTTTATTGAATTTCAGCAAAGCGATACACGGGTTCGCCACCCGGTGGATGTCCCTCCTATCGTACTTGCTTCCCCTTATCGTGAACGCGAGGTGCTGCCACATACTTTAGCCAGTGAGCACGCCCTGCTACCTAAACCGAACGCGATGACTCTTAATAAAGGGATCTTTACCCTTACCGCTGAGAGCGGCGTAGCTTGGCAATGCGATGCAGCGCAAAGCGCAGCCCTGTGGTTTATTGACGAGCTGCAACGTATTCACCACATCACTCTTCGCGCCGATGAGCATGGCAAGCTGGTATATAAAAAGAATCCTACCTTGGATGAAGGGGTTTATCACCTCAATATCAGTGAGTCGCACATCTCGATCGAGTCAGGATCGCAGGCTGGCTTCGTCCACGCCAGCGCCACCTTATTGCAATGGATTGGTTGCCCTGAAGAGAGTCAGCCGATTGAACTGGTGTGCTGCACGATTGCCGATCAACCACGCTTTGATTATCGCGGCATGATGCTCGATTGCTCACGCCATTTTCACAGTATCGAGCAAGTTAAACGTCTGATTAACTTGTTGGCGCACTACAAATTCAACACCTTCCATTGGCATCTGACCGACGATGAAGGCTGGAGAATTGAGATCAAAGCGTTCCCTGAGCTGACCGAAATTGGCGCTTGGCGCGGTGTCGATGAAGCCATTGAGCCGCAATACACCCATATTTCGCAGCGCTACGGTGGCTTTTATAGCCAAGAAGAGATCAAAGAGGTGGTCGCGTTTGCACAGCAACGAGGCATTAATGTCATTCCTGAAATTGATGTGCCGGGGCACTGCCGCGCGGCGATCAAATCACTGCCACACTTACTGGTTGAAGAACAAGACACCACCGTCTATCGCAGCATTCAAAACTACTCTGACAACGTGTTAAACCCTGCGTTAGAAGGGACTTACCAGTTCCTTTATCGCGTCTTAGAAGAAGTCACGGCACTGTTTCCTTCTCCTTATGTCCATATCGGCGCCGATGAAGTGCCACATGGCGTTTGGTCAAACAGCCCGAGCTGCCAAGCGTTGATGGCGGAATGTGGCTACCAAGATTACAAAGAGCTTCAGGGACACTTACTACGCCACGCGGAACAAAAACTGCGCTCACTAGGCAAACGCATGCTTGGCTGGGAAGAAGCACAACACGGCGACAAAGTCAGCAAAGACACCGTTATCTACTCTTGGCTGAGTGAAGATGCGGCGGTGAACTGCGCTCGCCAAGGGTTTGATGTGGTGCTCCAGCCTGCACAAACCACCTATCTCGATATGACACAAGATTACGCACCGGAAGAGCCGGGGGTAGATTGGGCCAATCCACTGCCACTTGAAAAAGCCTATACCTACGAGCCGCTTGCCAATATACCGGCTGACGACCCAATTCATAAACGAATTTGGGGAATCCAAACGGCTCTTTGGTGCGAAATCATTAATAACCCACAACGCATGGACTACATGATCTTCCCACGCTTAACCGCGCTGGCCGAAGCGTGTTGGACCGAAAAACAGCAACGCGACTGGCCCGACTACTTAGCAAGACTCAAAGGCCACTTACCGCTGCTCGACAAACAAGGCGTGCAATATCGTCAGCCTTGGAAATAG